A window of the Ostrea edulis chromosome 1, xbOstEdul1.1, whole genome shotgun sequence genome harbors these coding sequences:
- the LOC125673687 gene encoding uncharacterized protein LOC125673687 gives MAGILQGSRGKPTYKLKCVVVGDLGVGKTTLVKSYADSGENDDPKSAWQKEISMDSCVVCLTIWDTAGQEKYRSLTGSYYRGAHCCIIVFDVNCLASFQHVREWYNDIEANSTNSKEIIKILVGTIRTSTARAVSPEKANSLADHLGLSYKEVNFENQKNIKDLFETLAHLTVLVYREHHFQSNVSITFPQQQKNTICTC, from the exons ATGGCTGGTATTCTGCAAGGATCCAGAGGGAAGCCAACATACAAACTCAAGTGTGTCGTCGTCGGGGACTTGGGAGTAGGTAAAACTACACTCGTCAAATCATATGCGGACAGCGGCGAAAATGACGATCCAAAGAGCGCGTGGCAGAAAGAGATTAGTATGGATTCGTGTGTCGTCTGCCTTACAATTTGGGACACTGCAG GTCAGGAGAAATACCGAAGTCTGACAGGGTCGTACTACAGGGGTGCTCACTGCTGCATCATTGTGTTTGATGTTAACTGTTTAGCTTCGTTTCAACACGTACGAGAATG GTACAACGACATTGAAGCAAATTCCACGAACTCAAAAgagattatcaaaatattggtcGGAACGATTAGGACATCGACTGCGAGGGCCGTTAGCCCAGAAAAGGCCAATAGTCTTGCCGACCATCTAGGTCTGTCATATAAGGAGGTCAACTTTGAGAATCAGAAAAACATTAAGGACCTCTTTGAAACGCTTGCACATTTAACAGTTCTTGTGTACAGAGAACACCACTTCCAATCAAACGTTTCGATAACTTTTCCCCAACAACAGAAGAACACAATTTGCACGTGTTGA